Proteins co-encoded in one Streptomyces roseochromogenus subsp. oscitans DS 12.976 genomic window:
- a CDS encoding HEAT repeat domain-containing protein, which yields MLGFVRTDNEALVSCLGDPRRTTTAYRELLRRGENAVHAIRAGLRDRNPAVREGCCRLLDHLVDTESMGELVTMADDSDARVRIAAFHALACDRCKGDTCAPGPDQVLEPALHHLAADPDPHVRAMAAELVGKFARSDASAAAALQKSHVNDPSPAVRKKAGWLARRAVAGSSTRR from the coding sequence ATGCTCGGATTTGTCAGGACCGACAACGAAGCTCTCGTCTCCTGCTTGGGCGATCCCCGACGCACCACTACGGCATACCGCGAGTTGCTGAGGCGCGGGGAGAACGCGGTACACGCCATCCGCGCCGGCTTGCGCGACCGGAACCCGGCCGTCCGTGAGGGCTGTTGCCGCCTTCTCGATCACCTGGTCGACACCGAATCGATGGGCGAACTCGTCACCATGGCCGACGATTCCGACGCCCGCGTCAGGATCGCCGCGTTCCACGCCCTGGCCTGTGACCGATGCAAGGGTGACACTTGCGCACCGGGCCCGGACCAGGTCCTCGAACCGGCTCTGCACCACTTGGCCGCTGATCCCGACCCGCACGTCCGGGCCATGGCCGCCGAACTCGTCGGCAAGTTCGCCCGGTCCGATGCGAGTGCGGCCGCCGCCTTGCAGAAATCCCACGTCAACGACCCGAGCCCCGCAGTGCGGAAGAAGGCGGGGTGGCTCGCGCGTCGAGCCGTGGCGGGCTCATCGACCAGGAGATGA
- a CDS encoding DUF1345 domain-containing protein, with product MNDDMDDARSRLARIERLLESGERELVPAWRQATRGEPRWTVTAVILAAVALQLTLPHRLILLHPSWALPALELALLAALVASSPRRVEPRTRLLRYLGLALAGVISVANGWAAVRLVGDLVSGRGGDNAVPLLLTGGVIWLTNVIVFALWYWEWDRGGPMARVRGQHEYADFLFVQMQSPEVAPPDWEPAFPDYLYLSFTNATAFSPTDVMPLSRWSKMLMMLQSSVSLVTVVLVVARAVNILK from the coding sequence ATGAACGACGACATGGATGACGCGCGGAGCCGGCTGGCCAGGATCGAGCGGTTGTTGGAGAGCGGTGAGCGCGAGCTGGTTCCGGCCTGGCGTCAGGCGACCCGGGGTGAGCCGCGCTGGACTGTGACGGCGGTGATCCTGGCGGCCGTGGCCCTGCAACTGACCTTGCCGCACCGGCTCATCCTCCTCCACCCTTCCTGGGCCCTGCCCGCACTGGAGCTGGCGCTGCTGGCCGCACTGGTCGCGAGCAGTCCCCGGCGGGTGGAGCCCCGTACCCGACTGCTGCGGTACCTGGGCCTGGCCCTGGCCGGAGTCATCAGCGTGGCCAACGGCTGGGCGGCGGTCCGGCTGGTCGGTGATCTGGTGAGCGGCAGGGGCGGAGACAACGCGGTGCCGCTGCTGCTGACCGGCGGGGTCATCTGGCTGACGAACGTCATCGTGTTCGCCCTGTGGTACTGGGAGTGGGACCGCGGCGGCCCCATGGCCCGGGTCCGCGGACAACACGAGTACGCCGACTTCCTCTTCGTACAGATGCAGAGCCCGGAGGTCGCCCCACCGGACTGGGAACCGGCCTTCCCGGACTACCTCTACCTCTCCTTCACCAACGCCACCGCTTTCAGCCCGACCGACGTCATGCCTCTGTCCCGCTGGTCGAAGATGCTGATGATGCTGCAGTCCTCGGTGTCCCTGGTGACCGTGGTCCTCGTCGTCGCACGGGCGGTCAACATCCTCAAGTGA
- a CDS encoding acetate uptake transporter gives MNEDTRSLHPEQPPAGNPRPAVPGDPAPLGLAGFALTTLLLSIINTNLLKEGAAVIPVLGLAAFYGGIAQFAAGLFEFRRGNTFGATAFVSFAAFWLAYWWIVPRLALAGDAHNALGLFLLGWAIFTAYMTIAALRVTLAVLVVLALLTLTFLFLAIGAFQTGAQPHAMTQVGGWFGIATGLAAWYASAATVINETHARTVLPVGPRHPGTAPQARDERPA, from the coding sequence ATGAACGAGGACACGAGGAGCCTCCACCCGGAGCAGCCACCAGCGGGAAACCCGCGCCCGGCGGTACCGGGCGACCCCGCTCCGCTGGGCCTGGCCGGCTTCGCCCTGACCACGCTGCTGCTCTCGATCATCAACACCAACCTGTTGAAGGAGGGCGCCGCCGTCATTCCGGTGCTGGGCCTGGCCGCGTTCTACGGGGGCATCGCCCAGTTCGCCGCGGGTCTGTTCGAATTCCGCCGCGGCAACACCTTCGGCGCGACGGCGTTCGTGTCGTTCGCCGCCTTCTGGCTGGCTTACTGGTGGATCGTGCCGCGTCTGGCGCTCGCCGGTGACGCGCACAACGCGCTGGGTCTGTTCCTGCTCGGCTGGGCGATCTTCACGGCTTATATGACCATCGCGGCGCTCCGCGTCACCCTCGCCGTGCTGGTGGTGCTGGCGCTGCTCACGCTCACCTTCCTCTTCCTGGCGATCGGCGCCTTCCAGACGGGGGCGCAGCCGCACGCCATGACCCAGGTGGGCGGATGGTTCGGCATCGCGACAGGACTCGCCGCCTGGTACGCATCGGCGGCGACCGTCATCAACGAAACACATGCCCGCACCGTGCTCCCCGTGGGCCCACGCCACCCCGGCACGGCCCCACAGGCACGCGACGAGCGACCCGCCTGA
- a CDS encoding LysE family translocator produces MLTHLAAAIGVLGLLTIVPGPDMAVVTRRALVAGPADAFRTVAGIATGLLLWGVLAVAGLAAALAAAPAAYLVVKLLGAGYLVFLGVQTLRQHRAAAPAVPEAGPSARAGSPWRTGRTTGVVLIGFGLVMVTTAG; encoded by the coding sequence ATGCTGACCCACCTCGCGGCGGCGATCGGCGTCCTCGGACTGCTGACCATCGTGCCCGGACCGGACATGGCGGTCGTGACCCGCAGGGCCCTGGTGGCGGGCCCCGCGGACGCCTTCCGGACCGTCGCCGGGATCGCGACCGGGCTGCTGCTCTGGGGTGTGCTGGCCGTGGCCGGGCTCGCGGCCGCGCTCGCCGCGGCACCGGCGGCCTACCTGGTCGTCAAGCTCCTCGGTGCCGGCTACCTGGTGTTTCTCGGCGTACAGACCCTGCGCCAGCACCGCGCCGCCGCACCCGCCGTGCCTGAGGCCGGCCCGTCCGCCAGGGCCGGAAGCCCCTGGCGGACGGGCCGTACGACGGGTGTCGTGCTGATCGGCTTCGGCCTCGTCATGGTGACCACGGCCGGCTGA
- a CDS encoding pyridoxal-phosphate dependent enzyme — protein sequence MPENTSALPSPPWTLRPGARTWRCAPAPAEVRDFHAALPGYAPTPLNELPALAEELQVGRVFVKDESRRLGLPAFKALGVSWAVHRLLGERAGSGRDPGPVTLVTATEGNHGRAVARVARLRGQRAHVFVPRGVHPRAVAAIVEEGAEVTAVPGSYDEAVRRAAEAAAARDTVLVQDSAWPGYERIPGWIVEGYSTLCAEIDGQLAAWGVHEGPDLVSIPVGVGSLAQAVVTHYRSRDRGGAPALLAVEPEAAACVLAGLVRGTAVSVPTGETAMAGLNCGTPSSLAWPCLQGG from the coding sequence GTGCCCGAGAACACCTCTGCCCTCCCGTCGCCGCCCTGGACGCTGCGCCCCGGCGCCCGCACCTGGCGCTGCGCGCCCGCACCCGCCGAGGTGCGGGACTTCCATGCCGCGCTGCCCGGCTACGCGCCCACTCCGCTGAACGAACTTCCCGCGCTGGCCGAGGAGTTGCAGGTCGGACGGGTCTTCGTGAAGGACGAGTCGCGTCGTCTGGGTCTGCCCGCGTTCAAGGCGCTCGGTGTCTCCTGGGCGGTGCACCGTCTGCTCGGGGAGCGGGCGGGGAGCGGCCGGGATCCCGGTCCGGTCACCCTGGTGACCGCCACCGAGGGCAACCACGGCCGCGCGGTGGCCCGCGTGGCCCGCCTGCGCGGACAGCGTGCGCACGTCTTCGTCCCCCGGGGAGTGCATCCGCGAGCCGTCGCCGCGATCGTGGAAGAGGGGGCCGAGGTCACCGCCGTACCGGGGTCGTACGACGAGGCTGTGCGACGTGCGGCCGAGGCCGCCGCCGCGCGGGACACGGTCCTGGTGCAGGACAGCGCCTGGCCGGGCTATGAACGGATCCCGGGGTGGATCGTCGAGGGGTACTCCACGCTCTGCGCCGAGATCGACGGGCAGTTGGCGGCCTGGGGTGTTCACGAAGGGCCCGACCTCGTCTCCATCCCGGTGGGTGTCGGCTCACTGGCCCAGGCCGTCGTCACCCACTACCGCAGCCGCGACCGCGGGGGTGCTCCGGCGCTGCTGGCGGTGGAACCGGAGGCCGCGGCCTGTGTCCTCGCCGGCCTCGTCCGGGGTACGGCCGTCAGCGTCCCGACCGGCGAGACCGCCATGGCCGGCCTGAACTGCGGCACCCCGTCGAGCCTCGCCTGGCCCTGTCTGCAGGGCGG
- a CDS encoding LysR substrate-binding domain-containing protein, translating into MFDLHRLRLLRELKHRGTLAAVATALSYAPSSVSQQLSLLEAEAGVPLLEPVGRRVRLTEQAEILVAHTEAVLERLERAEADIAASLSGLAGLTGTLRIASFQTAALALVPTALGLLREWHPRLRVHVTHREPERALPALQARDFDLVLAEEYPGNPNPRPAELEQEDLLDDALQLALPETAERPGTRGPLAVLRSLADRPWVMEPEGTAARHWAMTLCRTAGFEPDVRFETTDLLLHLRLVDQKHAAAFLPALVWDGRPPSVALRQLPRGRRARRIFTVVRRGGSRHPAVLACRDALRHAVALRSPLP; encoded by the coding sequence ATGTTCGACCTGCACCGGCTGCGCCTCCTGCGCGAACTCAAACACCGCGGCACCCTGGCGGCCGTCGCCACGGCGCTGTCCTACGCTCCGTCCTCCGTCTCCCAGCAGCTGTCCCTGCTGGAGGCCGAGGCCGGCGTCCCCCTGCTGGAACCGGTGGGGCGGCGGGTGCGGCTGACCGAGCAGGCCGAGATCCTCGTCGCCCACACGGAGGCGGTCCTGGAGCGCCTGGAGCGGGCGGAGGCGGACATCGCCGCATCGCTGTCCGGCCTGGCGGGTCTGACGGGCACCTTGCGCATCGCTTCGTTCCAGACCGCCGCTCTGGCCCTGGTGCCGACCGCGCTGGGTCTGCTGCGCGAGTGGCACCCCCGCCTGAGGGTCCACGTCACCCACCGGGAGCCGGAGCGCGCGCTGCCCGCCCTGCAGGCCCGCGACTTCGACCTGGTCCTCGCCGAGGAGTACCCGGGCAACCCCAATCCGCGGCCGGCCGAACTGGAGCAGGAGGACCTGCTCGACGACGCCCTGCAGCTCGCGCTTCCCGAGACTGCGGAACGGCCCGGCACCCGGGGCCCGTTGGCGGTGCTGCGCTCCCTCGCGGACCGTCCCTGGGTGATGGAGCCCGAGGGAACCGCCGCCCGGCACTGGGCCATGACCCTGTGCCGCACCGCCGGATTCGAACCCGACGTACGGTTCGAGACCACTGACCTCCTGCTCCACCTCCGCCTGGTCGACCAGAAGCACGCCGCCGCCTTCCTTCCCGCCCTGGTCTGGGACGGCCGCCCGCCGAGCGTGGCTCTACGGCAGCTCCCCCGCGGCCGGCGTGCTCGCCGCATCTTCACCGTCGTACGCCGGGGCGGCAGCCGGCACCCCGCGGTCCTCGCCTGCCGGGACGCCCTCCGGCATGCGGTCGCCCTGCGTTCCCCGCTGCCGTAG
- a CDS encoding purine-cytosine permease family protein, producing MSTSAEPRVTGLEIRSIDYVPLDERHGKLWHLGPLWFMSNAQIATLAVGLISITEGGNLIWSLLAIVAGTVLGTFFMAFHSAQGPQLGLPQMIQSRPQFGYVGALLVWLFAYVQYAGFNVFNSILAADSLHTTLHGSVKLWVVVVTVVALVIALVGYDIIHKAERILTYTFLVIFGVFTVGVLVTLHYPAGSFDLGAFKWTPFLAQFGVVAGYQISWAIYVSDYSRYLPPDVTVRKTFYWTYFGSALGGIWLMVLGTLLAAWAGKDFDTITSINAAGDKVFSGFGAIVLLFAALGLVSVTALNMYGGSLTLISGIDSFKRVRPTLGVRLVTIGLTAALSLVGALAATSNFLQNFNNFLLLVLYLFIPWTAVNLMDYYVVRRGHYAIAEIFNPRGIYGRWGWHGIIAYLVGFAVMIPFFSVGTLYVGPAAKALGGADISLFIGLPVAALLYWWLTRSIDVAAETRVAQAEAAALEQATHEHREP from the coding sequence ATGAGCACATCAGCGGAGCCGCGGGTGACCGGCCTGGAGATCCGGTCCATCGACTACGTCCCCCTGGACGAGCGGCACGGCAAGCTCTGGCATCTGGGCCCGCTCTGGTTCATGTCCAACGCCCAGATCGCGACCCTGGCCGTGGGGCTGATCAGCATCACCGAGGGCGGCAATCTGATCTGGTCGCTGCTGGCGATCGTGGCCGGCACCGTCCTCGGCACCTTCTTCATGGCCTTCCACTCGGCACAGGGCCCCCAGCTGGGCCTGCCGCAGATGATCCAGTCGCGCCCCCAGTTCGGTTACGTCGGCGCCCTCCTGGTGTGGCTCTTCGCCTATGTGCAGTACGCGGGGTTCAACGTCTTCAACAGCATCCTCGCCGCCGACTCCCTGCACACCACCCTGCACGGCAGCGTCAAGCTGTGGGTGGTCGTGGTGACCGTGGTCGCGCTCGTCATCGCGCTCGTGGGCTACGACATCATCCACAAGGCCGAGCGGATCCTGACGTACACCTTCCTGGTCATCTTCGGCGTCTTCACCGTCGGTGTCCTCGTCACCCTGCACTATCCGGCGGGCTCCTTCGACCTCGGCGCCTTCAAGTGGACCCCGTTCCTCGCCCAGTTCGGCGTGGTCGCCGGCTACCAGATCAGCTGGGCCATCTACGTCTCCGACTACTCCCGCTATCTCCCGCCGGACGTGACGGTCCGCAAGACCTTCTACTGGACCTACTTCGGCTCCGCGCTCGGCGGCATCTGGCTGATGGTCCTCGGCACGCTGCTGGCCGCCTGGGCGGGCAAGGACTTCGACACGATCACGTCGATCAACGCCGCCGGCGACAAGGTGTTCAGCGGCTTCGGTGCCATCGTGCTGCTCTTCGCCGCCCTGGGCCTGGTGTCCGTCACCGCGCTGAACATGTACGGCGGCTCGCTGACCCTCATCAGCGGCATCGACTCGTTCAAGCGGGTGCGGCCGACACTGGGCGTACGCCTGGTCACCATCGGTCTGACGGCCGCGCTCTCCCTGGTCGGTGCACTGGCCGCGACCTCCAACTTCCTGCAGAACTTCAACAACTTCCTGCTGCTGGTGCTCTATCTGTTCATCCCCTGGACCGCGGTGAACCTGATGGACTACTACGTCGTGCGTCGCGGGCACTACGCCATCGCGGAGATCTTCAACCCGCGCGGCATCTACGGCCGTTGGGGCTGGCACGGCATCATCGCCTACCTGGTCGGCTTCGCCGTCATGATCCCCTTCTTCTCCGTCGGCACCCTGTACGTCGGCCCCGCCGCCAAGGCGCTGGGCGGAGCCGACATCTCCCTGTTCATCGGACTCCCGGTCGCCGCGCTGCTGTACTGGTGGCTGACCCGCTCGATCGACGTGGCGGCCGAGACACGGGTTGCCCAGGCCGAGGCGGCGGCGCTGGAGCAGGCGACCCACGAGCACCGCGAGCCCTGA
- a CDS encoding polysaccharide deacetylase family protein, which yields MTAGRRAVLAAMAGGLLAGCASPKNDGGASASSGSPGTGVDSAAPSTPSAVPSATRPPVTREEIVARYGRSVPHTWGFDAPGVVHSLPGTTRDIALTFDACGGPGGSGYDQALLDFLRARNIPATLFINSRWIDANPAVFHRLATDPLFEIANHGTRHRPLSVTGRSAYGIPGTRGAGEVYDEIAGNQAKLTGLLGAPPRFFRSGTAYCDDVAARIVGDLGERFVSFSVNGDGGATFTAEQVHTTVASARAGSIVLCHMNHPAGGTARGIARAVPHLLAAGHRFVRLSDGLHRA from the coding sequence ATGACGGCTGGTCGGCGTGCGGTGCTCGCTGCCATGGCGGGAGGGCTGCTCGCCGGTTGCGCGAGCCCGAAGAACGACGGCGGCGCGTCCGCCTCCTCCGGTTCGCCGGGCACGGGCGTGGACTCGGCCGCCCCGTCCACCCCCAGCGCCGTGCCCTCGGCCACACGGCCTCCCGTCACCCGCGAGGAGATCGTGGCCCGCTACGGCCGCAGCGTGCCGCACACCTGGGGCTTCGACGCCCCGGGCGTGGTGCACTCGCTGCCGGGGACGACCCGCGACATCGCGCTGACCTTCGACGCGTGCGGTGGCCCCGGCGGCAGCGGTTACGACCAGGCGCTCCTCGACTTCCTCCGCGCACGGAACATCCCGGCGACGCTGTTCATCAATTCCCGCTGGATCGACGCCAACCCGGCGGTGTTCCACCGGCTGGCCACCGATCCGCTGTTCGAGATCGCCAACCACGGCACCCGGCACCGCCCCCTGTCGGTCACCGGCCGCTCCGCGTACGGCATCCCCGGCACCCGCGGCGCGGGCGAGGTGTACGACGAGATCGCGGGCAACCAGGCGAAGCTGACCGGTCTGCTGGGCGCCCCGCCGCGCTTCTTCCGGTCCGGCACGGCCTACTGCGACGACGTCGCGGCACGCATCGTCGGGGACCTCGGGGAACGCTTCGTCAGCTTCTCGGTCAACGGTGACGGCGGCGCCACGTTCACCGCCGAGCAGGTTCACACCACCGTCGCCTCCGCTCGGGCCGGTTCCATCGTCCTGTGCCATATGAACCACCCCGCAGGCGGCACCGCCCGGGGCATCGCGAGAGCCGTCCCCCACCTGCTGGCCGCCGGCCACCGCTTCGTCCGTCTCTCGGACGGCCTGCACCGCGCCTGA
- a CDS encoding AraC family transcriptional regulator: MKNVSVDNVDHVDRAVLPIGTDYASGQVLDWHRHRRAQFLYGATGVMVVDTPEGTWTVPPERAVLIPATARHRVRMLGVSTRSLYIEPDAVPWWPATCMVVDVPPLLRELLLAAVEFEADYSLSGREGCVVALLLHEIAARTPLPFHVAIPAAPDLAALCRAYLAAPDAGVTNAAWAARTAMSERAFTRRFRTETGESPAVWRTRARLLAAVPLLRTASVTEVSGHLGYASPAALTAAFTRAFGMPPSRFTTSHRDGGPGADRHA; encoded by the coding sequence GTGAAGAACGTCTCCGTGGACAACGTCGACCATGTGGACCGGGCCGTCCTGCCCATCGGTACCGACTACGCCTCCGGCCAGGTGCTCGACTGGCACCGGCACCGGCGCGCGCAGTTCCTCTACGGCGCCACCGGCGTCATGGTCGTCGACACCCCCGAGGGCACCTGGACCGTTCCGCCGGAGCGAGCCGTCCTGATCCCGGCGACCGCCCGGCACCGGGTCCGCATGCTGGGAGTGAGCACCCGCTCCCTCTACATCGAGCCGGACGCCGTGCCCTGGTGGCCCGCCACCTGCATGGTCGTGGACGTTCCGCCGTTGCTGCGTGAACTGCTCCTGGCCGCAGTCGAGTTCGAGGCCGACTACAGCCTCTCCGGCCGGGAAGGTTGTGTCGTGGCGCTCCTCCTGCACGAGATCGCGGCACGCACCCCGCTTCCGTTCCACGTCGCGATCCCCGCCGCTCCCGATCTCGCGGCGCTCTGCCGTGCGTATCTGGCCGCCCCGGACGCCGGCGTCACCAACGCCGCGTGGGCCGCGCGGACGGCCATGAGCGAACGGGCCTTCACCCGGCGCTTCCGGACCGAGACAGGGGAGAGCCCGGCGGTCTGGCGCACCCGCGCGCGCCTGCTGGCCGCCGTGCCGCTGCTGCGCACGGCATCGGTCACCGAGGTCTCCGGCCACCTCGGCTACGCCTCTCCCGCCGCCCTGACCGCCGCCTTCACCCGCGCCTTCGGCATGCCACCGTCCCGCTTCACCACGAGCCATCGCGACGGCGGCCCAGGAGCGGACCGTCACGCATGA
- a CDS encoding TSUP family transporter, with protein MALLGIGLLTGVTTVLFGFGGGFVAVPVVVWANAALGADAIRVATATSALVMLVNAAFATAVTPRRVLTALRGSGPLLALLAVGGAAGALATRHAEAGQAHFGFVAYVALTVVDLLLRPGFLRPRGHVRESREAHSEETREVPRPLPAVLGAPIGAVAAFLGVGGSVMTVPALRRAGHPMRVATALANPLTLAIALPATALSLTGTDAVAAHTHPHLVGLVDLRAAGALLLGALPVIAVLRRRPPRIPDRAHAWSYLALLGVVEVAILLAG; from the coding sequence GTGGCACTTCTTGGAATCGGACTCCTCACCGGGGTGACGACCGTCTTGTTCGGGTTCGGCGGCGGCTTTGTCGCGGTTCCGGTGGTGGTGTGGGCGAACGCGGCCCTCGGCGCGGACGCGATCCGGGTGGCGACGGCCACCTCGGCCCTGGTCATGCTGGTCAACGCGGCGTTCGCCACGGCCGTCACCCCACGGCGCGTCCTGACCGCCCTGCGCGGCAGCGGCCCGCTGCTGGCCCTGCTGGCCGTCGGCGGTGCGGCCGGTGCGCTCGCCACCCGGCACGCCGAGGCCGGCCAGGCCCACTTCGGCTTCGTCGCGTACGTCGCTCTCACCGTCGTCGATCTGCTGCTGCGCCCCGGCTTTCTGCGTCCGCGCGGACATGTCCGGGAGAGCCGCGAGGCACACAGTGAGGAGACCCGTGAGGTGCCCCGTCCCCTGCCCGCCGTCCTCGGCGCACCGATCGGCGCGGTGGCGGCCTTCCTCGGTGTCGGCGGCAGTGTCATGACCGTTCCCGCGCTACGACGCGCCGGACACCCGATGCGTGTGGCGACCGCACTCGCCAACCCTCTCACCCTCGCCATCGCGCTCCCCGCCACCGCGCTGTCCCTGACCGGCACGGACGCCGTCGCCGCCCACACGCACCCGCATCTGGTCGGCCTGGTCGACCTCCGCGCCGCCGGGGCGCTGCTCCTGGGCGCTCTGCCCGTGATCGCGGTGCTGCGGCGCCGCCCGCCCCGGATCCCGGACCGCGCCCACGCCTGGTCGTATCTCGCACTGCTCGGCGTCGTGGAGGTCGCGATACTGCTCGCGGGTTGA
- a CDS encoding fatty acid desaturase family protein, producing MTISPHAPVTAGAPDARSRTSGSGAGSDFARLSRRIAEAGLLNRRPGYYTARLALVIALLVAGWGTFLALGDTWWQLAVAAFLALMFGQVALVAHDLAHRQVFRRGRPSEIWGRLFGNLGIGMSYGWWMNKHTRHHANPNHEELDPDVAPDILVWSTDQARDSRGLARLIGGHQAWLFFPLLTLEGFNLHVASVRALRRPAMKHRLLEAGLLFLHLAAYLSALFLVLPPGKAIAFLAVHQGLFGVYLGCTFAPNHKGMPTFTGDERPDFLRRQVLTSRNVRGGGLTDMMLGGLNYQIEHHLFPSMPTPHLRRAQVIVRAYCAEIGVPYHETGLIRSYREALTHMHRVGEPIRRQRKAS from the coding sequence ATGACGATTTCCCCTCATGCCCCGGTCACGGCCGGGGCGCCGGACGCCCGTTCCCGTACGTCCGGATCCGGAGCCGGCAGCGACTTCGCCCGGCTGTCCCGGCGTATCGCCGAGGCGGGGCTGCTGAACCGGCGCCCCGGCTACTACACGGCACGGCTCGCCCTGGTCATCGCGCTGCTGGTGGCGGGCTGGGGCACCTTCCTCGCCCTCGGCGACACCTGGTGGCAGCTGGCCGTGGCCGCCTTCCTGGCGTTGATGTTCGGTCAAGTGGCCCTCGTTGCCCATGACTTGGCGCACCGCCAGGTCTTCCGGCGCGGCCGGCCGAGCGAGATCTGGGGCCGCCTCTTCGGAAACCTCGGCATCGGCATGAGCTACGGCTGGTGGATGAACAAGCACACCCGCCACCACGCCAACCCCAACCACGAGGAACTCGACCCGGATGTCGCCCCCGACATCCTGGTGTGGTCCACCGACCAGGCCCGCGACAGCCGTGGACTGGCCCGTCTCATCGGCGGCCACCAGGCGTGGCTGTTCTTCCCGCTGCTGACGCTGGAGGGCTTCAACCTGCATGTCGCGAGCGTACGGGCGCTGCGCCGGCCGGCCATGAAGCACCGGCTGCTGGAAGCCGGTCTGCTCTTCCTCCACCTGGCGGCCTATCTGTCCGCGCTGTTCCTGGTGCTCCCGCCCGGCAAGGCGATCGCGTTCCTCGCTGTGCACCAGGGCCTGTTCGGGGTCTACCTCGGCTGCACCTTCGCACCGAACCACAAGGGCATGCCCACGTTCACCGGTGACGAACGGCCCGACTTCCTGCGCCGCCAGGTCCTCACCTCCCGCAACGTCCGCGGCGGCGGCCTCACCGACATGATGCTCGGCGGGCTCAACTACCAGATCGAGCACCACCTGTTCCCGAGCATGCCCACGCCCCATCTGCGGCGCGCGCAGGTCATCGTGCGCGCGTACTGCGCGGAGATCGGCGTGCCGTACCACGAGACCGGACTGATCCGGTCGTACCGCGAGGCCCTCACCCATATGCACCGGGTGGGAGAACCCATCAGGCGGCAGCGCAAGGCCTCCTGA
- the gap gene encoding type I glyceraldehyde-3-phosphate dehydrogenase — translation MTRIAINGFGRIGRNVLRALLERGSALEIVAVNDLTEPVTLARLLAYDTTAGRLGRPVTVDGDTLVVDGRRIKVLAEREPARLPWAALDVDIVLEATGRFTAAKAARAHLDAGARKVLVSAPSDGADVTLAYGVNTDAYDPALHTIVSNASCTTNALAPLAAVLDELAGIEHGFMTTVHAYTQEQNLQDGPHRDARRARAAAVNIVPTTTGAAKAIGLVLPNLDGKLSGDSIRVPVPVGSIVELNTTVAREVTRDDVLAAYRAAAQGPLAGILEYSDEPLVSSDITGNPASSVFDSALTRVDGRHVKVVAWYDNEWGFSHRVIDTLELLAGR, via the coding sequence ATGACGCGCATCGCCATCAATGGATTCGGCCGCATCGGACGCAACGTGCTACGCGCACTCCTCGAACGCGGCAGCGCCCTTGAGATCGTCGCAGTGAACGACCTCACCGAACCCGTCACCCTCGCACGGCTGCTCGCCTACGACACCACAGCCGGCCGGCTCGGCCGGCCTGTGACCGTCGACGGGGACACGCTCGTCGTCGACGGCCGGCGCATCAAGGTCCTCGCCGAGCGTGAACCGGCCCGACTGCCGTGGGCCGCACTCGATGTGGACATCGTCCTGGAGGCGACCGGCCGCTTCACCGCCGCGAAGGCCGCCCGCGCACACCTGGACGCGGGCGCGAGGAAGGTGCTCGTGAGCGCGCCGTCCGACGGCGCCGACGTCACGCTCGCGTACGGGGTCAACACCGACGCGTACGACCCGGCCCTGCACACGATCGTCTCGAACGCCTCCTGCACCACCAACGCGCTCGCCCCGCTGGCCGCCGTGCTGGACGAACTCGCCGGGATCGAGCACGGGTTCATGACGACGGTGCACGCCTATACCCAGGAGCAGAACCTTCAGGACGGCCCGCACCGCGACGCCCGCCGGGCCCGCGCCGCCGCCGTCAACATCGTGCCGACCACGACGGGCGCGGCGAAGGCCATCGGTCTCGTGCTGCCGAACCTCGACGGCAAGCTGTCGGGTGACTCGATCCGGGTGCCCGTGCCGGTGGGCTCGATCGTCGAACTCAACACGACCGTCGCACGCGAGGTGACCCGCGACGACGTCCTGGCGGCGTACCGCGCCGCAGCCCAGGGACCACTCGCCGGCATCCTGGAGTACTCGGACGAACCGCTCGTGTCGTCCGACATCACCGGCAACCCGGCCTCCTCCGTCTTCGACTCGGCCCTGACCCGCGTCGACGGCCGGCACGTCAAGGTGGTCGCCTGGTACGACAACGAGTGGGGCTTCTCCCACCGCGTGATCGACACGCTCGAACTCCTCGCCGGGCGCTGA